The Candidatus Latescibacterota bacterium genome has a segment encoding these proteins:
- a CDS encoding protein phosphatase 2C domain-containing protein has product MAWDFSALSDKGKVRKKNEDYYGIFEPETKDLMNVRGILAIVSDGMGGHFSGGEASRMTVELLGEAYFNDEIAEPVKLLEESFREANREVFYEVGEGRKGLAGTTCTAVVFFSDHINIAHAGDSRAYLVRDGSIVMLTHDHSVVGEMMTRGLLDEEEARTHPRRNVITRAVGLREDVDPELLKGFEVKEGDRLVICSDGLTSMVLSVDILDIVMNNSPERACELLVARANGAGGDDNITVVVALNS; this is encoded by the coding sequence GTGGCCTGGGATTTTTCGGCGTTGAGCGACAAGGGAAAGGTTCGGAAAAAGAACGAGGATTATTACGGCATCTTCGAGCCGGAGACGAAAGATCTGATGAATGTGAGGGGTATCCTCGCGATCGTCTCGGACGGGATGGGCGGACATTTTTCCGGAGGCGAAGCGAGCAGGATGACAGTCGAATTGCTGGGCGAAGCATATTTCAATGATGAGATAGCTGAGCCGGTGAAGCTGCTCGAAGAGTCGTTCCGGGAAGCCAACCGTGAGGTGTTTTACGAGGTGGGCGAAGGGCGAAAGGGTCTTGCCGGAACAACATGTACCGCTGTAGTGTTCTTTTCCGATCATATCAATATCGCCCACGCGGGTGATTCGAGGGCATACCTTGTCCGGGACGGCAGTATAGTGATGCTGACCCACGACCATAGCGTGGTCGGGGAGATGATGACTCGCGGACTGCTCGACGAGGAGGAGGCGAGGACCCATCCGAGAAGAAATGTGATCACCAGAGCCGTCGGGCTGAGAGAAGACGTCGATCCTGAATTGCTGAAGGGATTCGAGGTAAAAGAGGGTGACAGACTCGTCATCTGTTCGGACGGGCTTACATCGATGGTGCTGAGCGTCGATATCCTCGATATAGTCATGAACAATAGCCCGGAAAGGGCCTGTGAACTTCTAGTGGCCAGGGCGAATGGTGCGGGAGGGGACGACAACATCACAGTGGTAGTCGCCCTGAACAGTTGA
- a CDS encoding vitamin B12-dependent ribonucleotide reductase, whose amino-acid sequence MSSGRLKPRISNNALRVLEKRYLRKDVNGNLTETPEELLKRVATNISSAERRYGDSACRMRWEKDYYEMMVALDFLPNSPTLMNAGAELQQLSACFVLPIDDSMESIFETIKNTALIHKSGGGTGFSFSRIRPKNDRVKSTKGISSGPISFMNVFDAATETVKQGGTRRGANMAILRVDHPDILDFITAKKDNRKLNNFNISVGITEKFMEAVKKNEDYDLFNPHGMDAVDTIPARKVFDMIVELAWKNGEPGIVFLDRMNRSNPTPHVGKIESTNPCGEQPLLPYESCNLGSINLSHMTKESDGKYTIDFQKLGAVVRKATRFLDNVIDMNRYPLDAIRDMTNANRKIGLGVMGFADMLVQLEIPYNSEEALEVAEEIMGFIQKESHTVSEELAIERGSFPNFRGSVFDTEDGPKMRNATTTTIAPTGTLSIIASCSSGVEPLFAIAFIRNVMDNDELVEVNPMFREIAEREGFYSEDLMKKIASEGSVQGIKEIPEKWRNAFVTAHDIKPEWHIRIQAAFQKYTDNAVSKTVNFSNTATKEDVEEVYLKAYELDCKGVTIYRDGSREEQVLNIGSVNRGEKDASVAIVDENGEHLLTPRARPSVTTGKTWKMTTGCGNLYVTINEDEHGPFEVFTQMGKAGGCSASQSEAISRLISLSLRAGIDPKSILKQLRGIRCPNPGWEKGGMILSCSDAIARALERHFIEEKTPAGQKVRKMSTGYLDQVAGFCPECGGMMEHEGGCAVCRECGFSKCG is encoded by the coding sequence ATGTCTTCTGGTCGTCTCAAACCACGCATTTCGAATAATGCACTGCGGGTCCTGGAGAAGAGGTATCTGAGGAAAGATGTGAATGGAAACCTGACTGAGACACCGGAAGAACTACTTAAACGTGTGGCCACAAATATTTCGTCCGCCGAGAGGCGCTACGGCGACAGCGCCTGCAGGATGCGTTGGGAAAAGGACTATTACGAGATGATGGTCGCCCTCGATTTTCTTCCCAATTCGCCGACACTGATGAATGCCGGAGCAGAGCTTCAGCAGCTTTCAGCATGCTTCGTACTTCCGATAGACGATTCCATGGAGAGTATCTTCGAGACGATCAAGAACACCGCGCTCATACACAAGAGTGGAGGGGGGACGGGATTCTCGTTTTCAAGGATCAGGCCGAAGAACGACCGCGTGAAGTCGACCAAGGGTATTTCGAGCGGACCGATCTCGTTCATGAACGTGTTCGATGCCGCCACCGAGACAGTGAAGCAGGGTGGAACGAGACGCGGGGCGAATATGGCGATCCTCAGGGTCGATCATCCTGACATCCTCGATTTTATCACGGCGAAGAAGGATAACAGGAAGCTTAACAATTTCAATATCTCGGTCGGTATCACCGAAAAGTTCATGGAGGCAGTGAAGAAAAACGAGGATTACGATTTGTTCAATCCTCACGGTATGGACGCGGTGGACACGATCCCGGCACGTAAGGTCTTCGACATGATCGTCGAACTGGCCTGGAAGAACGGTGAACCGGGGATCGTATTTCTCGACAGGATGAACCGTTCCAATCCGACTCCGCATGTGGGTAAGATCGAGAGTACCAATCCATGTGGCGAACAGCCGCTACTGCCGTACGAGTCCTGTAATCTCGGATCGATCAATCTCTCGCACATGACGAAAGAATCGGACGGAAAATATACGATAGATTTCCAGAAGCTCGGCGCGGTGGTCCGCAAGGCGACTCGTTTCCTTGACAACGTTATAGACATGAACAGGTATCCGCTCGATGCGATCCGCGACATGACCAACGCGAACAGGAAGATCGGCCTTGGAGTGATGGGTTTCGCAGATATGCTCGTGCAGCTGGAGATCCCCTATAACAGCGAGGAAGCTCTCGAGGTCGCAGAAGAGATCATGGGATTCATACAAAAGGAATCACATACCGTGAGCGAAGAGCTTGCGATCGAGAGGGGATCGTTCCCCAATTTCCGGGGCAGTGTCTTCGATACCGAGGACGGGCCGAAGATGAGAAACGCGACGACGACGACGATCGCTCCGACCGGCACTTTAAGTATCATCGCGAGTTGCTCAAGCGGTGTCGAGCCTCTCTTCGCAATCGCCTTTATCAGGAATGTCATGGATAATGACGAGCTTGTCGAGGTCAACCCGATGTTCAGGGAGATAGCTGAAAGGGAAGGTTTTTACAGCGAGGACCTGATGAAGAAGATCGCCTCGGAGGGATCGGTGCAGGGCATCAAGGAGATACCCGAGAAATGGCGGAACGCATTTGTCACAGCACATGATATCAAGCCGGAATGGCATATCAGGATACAGGCGGCTTTCCAGAAATATACGGACAACGCGGTCTCAAAGACCGTCAACTTCTCCAATACCGCCACGAAGGAAGATGTCGAGGAAGTCTATCTCAAGGCTTACGAGCTCGACTGTAAGGGCGTGACGATCTACCGTGACGGAAGCCGGGAGGAGCAGGTCCTGAACATCGGCAGCGTCAACAGGGGAGAGAAAGACGCATCGGTAGCAATAGTAGACGAGAATGGCGAACACCTTCTTACTCCTCGCGCGAGGCCTTCGGTAACGACCGGCAAGACCTGGAAGATGACTACGGGTTGCGGCAACCTATATGTGACGATCAACGAGGACGAGCACGGCCCCTTCGAAGTCTTCACCCAGATGGGTAAGGCGGGCGGGTGCAGCGCATCGCAGTCGGAGGCCATAAGTCGTTTGATATCCCTTTCGCTCAGGGCAGGTATAGATCCGAAATCGATCCTCAAACAGCTTCGAGGTATTCGCTGCCCCAACCCGGGATGGGAAAAGGGCGGTATGATACTCTCGTGCAGCGACGCCATTGCAAGGGCACTCGAAAGACATTTCATCGAAGAGAAGACACCTGCCGGCCAGAAGGTCAGGAAGATGTCCACCGGATATCTGGACCAGGTCGCGGGTTTCTG
- a CDS encoding GNAT family N-acetyltransferase, producing the protein MSGQIYKVTETNPRFEMELAILLKDTGLDSRESGGGVVYAAFDSGGSLTGAAAVRQMGADCLLKYVVVIEARRGKGLGSRLVGKALTFCSGECERAWVISGEDSMPFFERFGFEGATTDMIPDLIRRSRDLKEIEIASFRVLLLEFPTKWPKV; encoded by the coding sequence ATGAGTGGACAAATCTACAAGGTAACTGAGACCAATCCCCGGTTCGAGATGGAACTGGCCATTCTTCTGAAAGATACGGGGTTGGACTCCAGGGAGTCAGGTGGAGGCGTGGTCTACGCTGCTTTCGACAGCGGCGGGTCGCTGACAGGGGCCGCCGCAGTCAGGCAGATGGGAGCGGATTGCCTGCTCAAATATGTCGTAGTGATCGAAGCCAGGCGAGGCAAGGGTCTTGGCAGTAGACTGGTGGGAAAGGCCTTGACCTTCTGTTCAGGAGAATGTGAACGTGCCTGGGTAATATCTGGCGAGGACAGCATGCCGTTTTTCGAGAGGTTCGGATTCGAGGGGGCGACCACCGATATGATCCCCGACCTTATCCGCCGATCGAGAGACTTGAAGGAAATAGAGATAGCCTCTTTTCGAGTATTACTACTCGAGTTTCCGACGAAATGGCCAAAGGTATAA